A genomic window from Colletotrichum destructivum chromosome 7, complete sequence includes:
- a CDS encoding Putative survival protein SurE codes for MRADATFALLAQVLAVQGVRIIQSNDDGWADLYLRSFNDALRTSGHDVLLSAPAESKSATSQSLRQAAAAAFLSMHAHRLTNLLPSGSLDIEPSPRDSPCQYNSCPANSGPVGFNETRKDLRWVNSFPVTSMRYGIEQFAPEHWDGAAPELAVSGPNVGPNLWLQVPFSSTIGTAVYASGTKGIPAIAFSGFSMGALAWNTSPVPTRSSVYAELATRLVDKIVGGGAPYLPAKTWLNVNFPRVTDTECNDPDQFKWVLSRINPGLLSDPDVATCGSDDRLPEETKVVLTAGCYISISVGNSDDKTTASKEKQQPVLDRLRDFLSCLP; via the coding sequence ATGCGCGCCGACGCCACCTTCGCCCTGCTCGCTcaggtcctcgccgtccaggGCGTGCGCATCATACAGTCCAACGACGATGGCTGGGCCGACCTGTATCTCCGCTCCTTCAATGACGCGCTGAGGACTTCGGGCCATGACGTGCTCCTCTCCGCCCCGGCCGAGAGCAAGTCCGCCACCAGTCAGTCCCTCcgccaggccgccgccgccgccttcctctCTATGCATGCTCACCGACTGACTAACCTTTTGCCCTCAGGCTCCCTCGACATCGAACCCAGCCCGCGTGACAGCCCCTGCCAGTACAACAGCTGCCCCGCCAACAGCGGCCCCGTCGGCTTCAACGAGACCCGCAAGGACCTCCGCTGGGTCAACTCGTTCCCCGTCACCTCGATGCGCTACGGCATCGAGCAGTTCGCCCCGGAGCACTgggacggcgccgcccccgagcTCGCCGTCTCCGGCCCCAACGTCGGCCCCAACCTCTGGCTGCAGGTCCCCTTCTCCAGCACCATCGGCACCGCCGTCTACGCCTCCGGCACCAAGGGCATccccgccatcgccttctCGGGTTTCTCCATGGGCGCCCTCGCCTGGAACACGAGCCCCGTGCCCACGCGCAGCTCCGTCTACGCCGAGCTCGCGAcgcgcctcgtcgacaagatcgtcggcggcggcgcgcccTACCTCCCCGCCAAGACCTGGCTCAACGTCAACTTCCCCCGGGTCACCGACACGGAGTGCAACGACCCGGACCAGTTCAAGTGGGTGCTCAGCCGCATCAACCCGGGCCTCCTTTCGGACCCGGACGTCGCCACCTGCGGCTCCGACGACAGGCTGCCCGAGGAGACCAAGGTCGTCCTCACCGCCGGGTGCTACATCTCCATCAGCGTCGGCAActccgacgacaagacgacggcgtccaaggagaagcagcagccggTGTTGGACAGGCTCCGCGACTTCCTGTCCTGCCTGCCGTAG
- a CDS encoding Putative glyoxalase/Bleomycin resistance protein/Dihydroxybiphenyl dioxygenase — translation MRGDKHDGSPTSSSTLYDEEPPTSRNNTTATLERPVCSLLRAGKASKSPQYCSPALYNSRIIPTTVPTLELQAAMPDRQIQLVRLAHVFYKHKNIEAARKFYDDFGFFEFQRTGNRTYYRGYGTEPFVICAIEAAEDEFGGPAFVVESMADLEQASKTLPDATEIYDLKDVPGGGKCVSFKDPVDGWPLHLVYGQTPVERADPGFPNLKFNFPTEKHREVNHKQRFTKRPAPVHKLGHFGVCLTNFDKAYEFYTSHFNLYPSELVHAPDNKDKKVTVFFRLARGKEFVDHHCFFFFEGPKFHVHHSSFETHDFDTQVLGHDWLREQGHKSCWGVGRHIMGSQIFDYWFDPSRFIMEHYVDGDLLDDTEETHHNPASPDNLHIWGPEVPADFLQ, via the exons ATGCGGGGAGATAAACATGATGGATCCCCCACGTCCAGCAGCACATTATACGACGAAGAGCCACCCACCAGCCGAAATAATACGACTGCAACTCTCGAAAGACCTGTCTGTAGCTTGTTACGTGCTGGCAAAGCCTCGAAATCGCCGCAATACTGCTCGCCTGCACTCTACAACTCCAGAATCATCCCGACGACCGTGCCTACGCTCGAATTACAGGCAGCCATGCCCGACAGACAGATCCagctcgtccgcctcgcGCACGTCTTTTACAAGCACAAGAacatcgaggccgcccgcAAGTTCTACGATGACTTCGGTTTCTTCGAGTTCCAGCGCACGGGAAACAGAACCTATTATCGCGGCTACGGCACAGAGCCGTTTGTGATATGCGCcatcgaggcggccgaggatgagTTCGGAGGTCCGGCGTTCGTTGTAGAGTCGATGGCGGACCTCGAGCAAGCCTCCAAAACGCTGCCAGACGCGACAGAAATCTACGACCTCAAGGACGTGCCGGGGGGCGGTAAATGTGTCAGCTTCAAGGACCCGGTCGACGGCTGGCCGCTCCATCTCGTCTACGGCCAGACACCCGTCGAGAGAGCCGACCCGGGGTTTCCTAACCTCAAGTTCAACTTC CCGACAGAGAAGCACCGCGAGGTCAACCACAAGCAGCGCTTCACGAAGcgcccggcgccggtgcATAAGCTCGGCCATTTCGGCGTCTGCCTGACCAACTTTGACAAGGCGTACGAGTTCTACACCAGCCACTTCAACCTCTACCCCAGCGAG CTCGTCCACGCGCCGGacaacaaggacaagaaggtGACAGTCTTCTTCCGCCTCGCGCGCGGTAAGGAATTCGTCGACCACcactgcttcttcttcttcgagggCCCCAAGTTCCATGTGCACCACTCGTCGTTTGAGACGCACGACTTCGACACGCAGGTGCTTGGGCACGACTGGTTGAGAGAGCAGGGCCACAAGAGCTGCTGGGGCGTGGGCCGGCACATCATGGGCAGCCAGATCTTCGACTACTG GTTCGACCCCTCGCGTTTCATCATGGAGCACTACGTCGATGgcgacctgctcgacgacaCAGAGGAGACGCACCACAACCCGGCATCGCCGGACAATCTCCACATCTGGG GGCCCGAGGTGCCGGCCGACTTTTTGCAGTGA
- a CDS encoding Putative HAD-superfamily phosphatase, subfamily IIIC, HAD superfamily, producing MPKKLSKNPQGGSTTTLGTPSTSTTSSLSLPRILTDDLPLPKLIVFDLDYTLWPFWVDTHVAAPLKANATHSAVADRHGESFAFYPDVPRILYTLPLAGVKIAVASRTSAPDLARDMLKLLHVPPPSVDEGGIGSGNGTGKKEKTKKALEYFDGPLEIYPSSKIRHFETIFRKTGIPFTDMLFFDDESRNRETESLGVTMQLVRDGVSWGEIEKGVAEWRKRRGYSG from the coding sequence ATGCCCAAGAAACTCTCCAAGAACCCGCAGGGCGGCAGCACAACAACCCTCGgcacgccctcgacctcgacgacgtcctccctctccctcccgcGCATCCTCACTGACGACCTCCCGCTGCCCAAGCTCATCGTCTTTGACCTCGACTACACTCTATGGCCTTTCTGGGTCGACACCCACGTCGCCGCGCCCCTCAAGGCCAACGCCACGCActccgccgtcgccgaccgCCACGGCGAGTCCTTCGCCTTCTACCCGGATGTCCCGCGCATCCTTTACACTCTGCCGCTGGCCGGCGTCAAGATCGCTGTCGCCTCGCGCACCTCGGCGCCTGACCTCGCCCGCGACATGCTGAAGCTGCTGCACGTGCCGCCACCGAGcgtcgacgaaggcggcATCGGCAGCGGTAACGGGAcgggcaagaaggagaagacaaaGAAGGCGCTCGAGTACTTTGACGGCCCGCTCGAGATCTACCCGAGCAGCAAGATCCGCCACTTCGAGACCATCTTCCGCAAGACGGGGATCCCCTTCACCGACatgctcttcttcgacgacgagagccGGAACCGCGAGACCGAGAGCCTTGGCGTCACGATGCAGCTCGTGCGCGACGGCGTGTCGTGGGGCGAGATCGAGAAGGGCGTGGCGGAgtggcggaagaggaggggatACTCGGGGTAG
- a CDS encoding Putative CRAL-TRIO lipid binding domain, CRAL/TRIO domain, CRAL/TRIO domain superfamily, with protein sequence MTTDSAAADPATRVKSAASTVSDVGYPHGHLGHLSEHEEAQLAAFKTLVEEKGLYKPGPPASHDDPTLLRYLRARRWVPEDALTQFKDTEDWRAANDIDVLYETIDLDAFEQSRRLYPQWLGRRDKRGIPVYLFEVKTLDNKAISNYEKLGKDSSFSKAKFDGKTPAGMLRLFALYENLTRFTQPLSTQLQDREHRETPITLSTNIVDISGVSLKQFWNLKSHMQAASQLATAHYPETLDRIFIIGAPVFFSTVWGWIKRWFDPITVSKIFILSPHEVLPTLEQFIERRNIPKQYGGELEFKFGDQPTVDPAWEGVVRWENGHSSFKSRPAIWRENEDGTRVECVGIGSVNGVEQKELICSVPKAWPSKTSAPAAEPTPAATPVTKEGSVTEGTQTAPASEMQRLSISDTKEIAEKHTEGSTASPPTGAA encoded by the exons ATGACGACCGActccgccgctgccgaccCTGCGACCAGGGTCAAATCCGCCGCTTCGACGGTATCCGACGTCGGGTACCCTCACGGCCATCTGGGCCACCTCAGCGAGCACGAGGAGGCGCAGTTAGCCGCCTTCAAGACACTGGTAGAGGAGAAGGGGCTGTACAAGCCTGGCCCGCCAGCGTCCCACGACGACCCGACTCTACT CCGATACCTGCGCGCCCGAAGATGGGTTCCCGAGGACGCCCTGACGCAGTTCAAAGATACGGAGGATTGGCGCGCCGCCAACGACATTGACGTGCTCTACGAGACCATCGACCTTGACGCTTTCGAGCAGAGCCGCCGGCTGTACCCCCAATGGCTCGGTCGTCGAGACAAGCGCGGCATTCCCGTCTACCTGTTTGAGGTCAAGACGCTTGACAACAAGGCCATCTCCAACtacgagaagctgggcaAGGACTCGAGCTTCAGCAAGGCCAAGTTCGACGGCAAGACCCCGGCCGGCATGTTGCGCCTCTTTGCGCTCTACGAGAACCTCACGCGCTTCACCCAGCCCTTGTCCACGCAGCTCCAGGACCGCGAGCACCGCGAAACCCCGATCACGCTGAGCACCAACATTGTGGACATCTCCGGGGTCAGCCTGAAGCAGTTCTGGAACCTCAAGTCGCACATGCAGGCCGCCAGTCAGCTCGCGACGGCGCACTACCCTGAGACGCTAGACC gcatcttcatcatcggcgcgCCCGTGTTCTTCTCCACCGTCTGGGGCTGGATCAAGCGCTGGTTCGACCCCATCACCGTGTCCAAGATCTTCATCCTGAGCCCCCACGAGGTGCTGCCGACCCTCGAGCAGTTCATCGAGCGACGCAACATCCCGAAGCAGTACGGCGGCGAACTCGAGTTCAAGTTCGGCGACCAGCCGACGGTCGACCCGGCGTGGGAGGGCGTGGTGCGGTGGGAGAACGGCCACAGCTCTTTTAAGTCGCGGCCCGCCATTTGGCGCGAGAACGAGGACGGCACCCGCGTAGAGTGCGTCGGCATTGGCagcgtcaacggcgtcgagcaAAAGGAGCTCATCTGCTCCGTCCCCAAGGCGTGGCCGTCCAAGACGAGCGCGCCAGCGGCCGAGCCAACGCCCGCTGCCACGCCCGTAACCAAGGAGGGCAGCGTGACGGAGGGAAcgcagacggcgccggcgtcggagATGCAGAGGCTGTCCATCTCCGATACCAAGGAGATCGCCGAGAAGCACACCGAGGGcagcacggcgtcgccgcccacggGAGCGGCATAG
- a CDS encoding Putative Cellulose-binding domain, fungal, alpha/Beta hydrolase, with translation MRATICLILPWAALLGLARAQQGAWAQCGGVGHTGGTTCISGYFCRYQNDWYSQCVPGSSLPTTGPAQPSPSSYSSTLQTTTTSPGGSPVTTPSATSTVPGGGGTACPALPSGLGASSSVLPDPFTFQNGGKVTSKADWTCKQAEISSQLQRLELGTLPPKPQSITASYSGNKLTINVSDGGKSTSFAVTVTKPSGNSVPAIIAFGAASIPIPSNVGTITFNNDEIAQQQGSGSRGKGKFYDLYGSGHSAGALMAWSWAVSRIVDALELTPSVGIDPRRLGVTGCSRNGKGAMVAGAFEPRIALTLPQESGAGGAGCWRIADWQNRNGFTVQDAKQIVGENPWFGPAFNQYTGSVDRLPFDHHMLAGLIAPRAVYVMENPDFEWLGTMSTYGCMGGARKQWRALGALDGFGYSQVGNHGHCSFPAAQQGELNAFIGRFLLGQTSVSTGVFRTDQTYNNFNVDSWSPWTVPTLV, from the coding sequence ATGCGCGCTACCATCTGCCTCATCCTGCCATGGGCGGCGCTACTTGGACTTGCGAGGGCACAGCAAGGCGCGTGGGCCCAATGCGGTGGTGTCGGGCACACGGGCGGAACGACATGCATCTCGGGATATTTCTGCCGATATCAGAATGACTGGTATTCGCAGTGTGTTCCAGGAAGCTCTTTACCCACAACAGGCCCAGCCCAaccgtctccttcttcttattcttcgACTTTGCAAACCACCACGACATCGCCCGGTGGAAGCCCAGTCACGAccccgtcggcgacgtccacGGTGcccggcggtggcggcaccGCATGCCCCGCTCTTCCTAGCGGCCTCGGGGCCTCCAGTTCGGTTCTGCCCGATCCCTTCACGTTCCAGAACGGAGGTAAGGTCACATCCAAGGCCGACTGGACTTGCAAGCAAGCAGAAATCAGCTCCCAGCTCCAGCGCCTTGAGCTCGGCACCCTCCCTCCTAAACCGCAATCCATCACGGCGTCATACTCCGGGAACAAGCTCACCATCAACGTGTCGGACGGTGGCAAGTCCACCTCTTTCGCCGTGACAGTCACCAAGCCCAGCGGCAACAGCGTCCcggccatcatcgccttcgGCGCCGCAAGCATCCCCATCCCGTCGAACGTGGGCACCATCACCTTCAACAACGACGAGATCGCTCAGCAGCAAGGCAGCGGATCACGAGGCAAGGGAAAGTTTTACGACCTGTACGGGAGCGGGCACAGCGCAGGCGCCCTGATGGCCTGGTCGTGGGCCGTGtcccgcatcgtcgacgcgtTGGAGCTGACGCCCTCGGTGGGCATCGACCCCAGGCGTCTGGGCGTGACGGGGTGCTCCCGCAACGGCAAGGGGGCCATGGTGGCCGGCGCGTTCGAACCCCGAATCGCGCTCACGCTGCCGCAGGAGTCCGGGGCCGGGGGCGCTGGATGCTGGCGGATCGCCGACTGGCAGAACCGAAACGGCTTCACGGTGCAGGATGCCAAGCAGATCGTCGGGGAGAACCCGTGGTTCGGGCCGGCCTTCAACCAGTACACGGGCAGCGTCGACCGGCTCCCGTTCGACCACCACATGCTCGCGGGGCTCATCGCGCCGAGGGCTGTATACGTGATGGAGAACCCCGACTTTGAGTGGCTGGGGACGATGAGCACGTACGGGTGCATGGGCGGTGCGCGGAAGCAGTGGCGGGCGCTTGGGGCGCTGGACGGATTCGGGTACAGCCAGGTCGGGAACCACGGGCACTGCAGCTTCCCCGCTGCGCAGCAGGGCGAGTTGAACGCGTTTATCGGCCGGTTCCTTCTCGGGCAAACCAGCGTGTCGACGGGGGTTTTCAGGACGGACCAGACGTATAACAACTTTAATGTTGATAGCTGGTCGCCGTGGACGGTTCCGACGTTGGTCTGA
- a CDS encoding Putative R3H domain-containing protein codes for MAIYGAVPPPGDTHNPTAEANPDVPPQSQTPVAALLAAQSATAGSVDIEAWTISALESLSVSPVARGTGAPLAINLDEQAKAKAAVTIAAAADADDALPPAQQTPIRRPLSRRDSQKKRDALLKGNEGSRQRRRWENDRLVGVPNVQPPLPSDWEVHPTYPVQVVPYQVAQFWDTGLRQRIEDKTSKLQAQRKRQQRKDGSATGLGVGEVPRDLRDTAKRTPAVRGWVRVLEEPVRDFLRDRRDDSDAEGDSEDEEIVFVGRRGMAAAGKGWKKARREVGSEEVDTGMVFDSLGDDESASFKRWLTHSISDYYGLQSHSVTTGEPARKVVYVTVRDTSGRPGPKKRTNLPRPLWEMC; via the exons ATGGCAATCTACGGCGCCGTCCCTCCTCCCGGAGACACCCACAACCCGACCGCCGAAGCGAACCCCGACGTCCCGCCCCAGTCCCAGACCCcggtcgccgccctcctcgccgcccagagcGCGACGGCGGGCTCCGTTGACATCGAGGCATGGACCATCTCTGCCCTCGAGTCCCTGAGTGTGAGCCCTGTTGCCCGCGGTACCGGCGCGCCGCTCGCCATCAACCTTGATgagcaggccaaggctaaggccgccgtcaccatcgccgctgccgccgacgccgatgacgcgctgccgcccgcaCAGCAGACTCCTATAAGAAGGCCCCTGAGCAGGAGGGACagccagaagaagagggacgcGCTGCTGAAGGGCAACGAGGGCAgccggcagcgtcgtcgcTGGGAAAACG accgtctcgtcggcgtcccCAACGTCCAACCCCCTCTCCCTAGCGACTGGGAAGTCCACCCGACCTACCCGGTCCAGGTCGTCCCCTATCAGGTCGCCCAGTTCTGGGACACGGGACTCCGGCAACGCATCGAGGACAAGACGTCCAAGCTGCAGGCCCAGCGCAAGCGGCAGCAGCGAAAGGACGGCTCCGCCAcgggcctcggcgtcggcgaggtgcCGCGCGACCTACGCGACACGGCCAAGCGCACGCCCGCCGTCCGCGGGTGGGTCCGCGTGCTCGAGGAGCCCGTCCGGGACTTCCTGCGCGACCGCcgcgacgacagcgacgccgagggcgacagcgaggacgaggagatcgtcttcgtcgggcGCCGGGGCATGGCCGCCGCGGGGAAGGGGTGGAAGAAGGCGCGCAGGGAGGTGGGCAGCGAAGAGGTCGACACGGGCATGGTGTTTGACTCGCTGGGGGATGACGAGAGCGCCTCGTTCAA GCGATGGCTTACGCACTCCATCTCGGACTACTACGGCCTCCAGTCCCACTCCGTCACGACGGGCGAGCCCGCCCGCAAGGTCGTCTACGTGACGGTGCGCGACACGAGCGGGCGTCCGGGGCCCAAGAAGCGCACGAACCTACCCCGGCCGTTGTGGGAGATGTGCTGA